One segment of Labrus mixtus chromosome 10, fLabMix1.1, whole genome shotgun sequence DNA contains the following:
- the fbxl3l gene encoding F-box/LRR-repeat protein 3 isoform X2 yields the protein MKRRRTGLKSKCQTLPCHQKRAKRHKWGASSFALPQSEDWGNLPHYVVLQIFQHLSLVDRARASSVSRRWNDVFHTPDLWRRFEFELNQPATSYLRSTHPDLIQQIIKKHAQHLQYVSFKAHFVSALTVVFVNSKSLSSIKIDDTPVDDPSLKVLVANNSDTLKLLKMSSCPHVSPAGILCVADQCHGLRELALNYHLLSDELLLALSSEKHVHLEHLRIDVVSENPGQTHFHSIKRSSWEALVRHSPKVNIVMYFFLYEEEFEPFFREETPVTHVYFGRAVSKEMLGRIGLNCPRLVELVVCANGLQPLDEELIRIAERCKSLTAIGLGECEVTCSGFVEFVKMCGGRLTQLSIMEEVLIPDSSYNMEQIHSEVSKHLGRMWFPDMMPTW from the exons ATGAAACGAAGGAGGACGGGTCTCAAATCAAAGTGCCAGACGTTACCCTGCCATCAGAAGAGGGCTAAGAGACATAAGTGGGGGGCGTCCAGCTTCGCCCTGCCTCAATCGGAGGATTGGGGAAACCTGCCCCACTATGTTGTCCTGCAAATCTTCCAGCATCTGTCCCTGGTCGACCGGGCCAGGGCTTCATCTGTGAGTCGCCGCTGGAATGACGTCTTTCACACCCCAGACCTGTGGAGGAGATTTGAGTTTGAGCTCAATCAGCCGGCGACGTCTTACCTGCGCTCCACTCACCCTGACCTCATTCAGCAGATCATCAAGAAGCACGCCCAGCACCTGCAGTACGTCAGCTTCAAG GCTCACTTTGTCTCTGCACTGACGGTCGTATTTGTCAACTCCAAGTCCCTCTCCTCCATCAAGATTGACGATACGCCTGTGGACGACCCGTCCCTCAAGGTGCTGGTTGCCAACAACAGTGACACTTTGAAGCTGCTGAAAATGAGCAGCTGCCCTCATGTCTCCCCAGCAG GTATCCTGTGTGTTGCAGACCAGTGCCATGGACTCAGGGAACTGGCATTGAACTACCACCTCCTGAGTGATGAACTCCTGCTAGCCCTGTCCTCCGAGAAACATGTCCACTTAGAACACCTGCGCATCGACGTGGTCAGCGAGAACCCTGGGCAGACGCACTTTCACTCCATCAAAAGGAGCAGCTGGGAGGCTTTGGTGCGACACTCCCCGAAGGTCAACATCGTCATGTACTTCTTCCTATATGAGGAGGAGTTTGAGCCCTTCTTCCGAGAGGAGACCCCCGTCACACACGTGTACTTTGGTCGGGCGGTCAGCAAGGAGATGCTGGGCCGCATTGGACTGAACTGCCCCCGGCTGGTGGAGCTGGTGGTGTGCGCCAACGGCCTGCAGCCCCTGGACGAGGAGCTGATCCGCATCGCCGAACGCTGCAAAAGCCTCACAGCCATTGGGCTGGGCGAGTGTGAGGTGACATGCAGTGGCTTTGTTGAGTTTGTAAAGATGTGTGGGGGCAGGCTGactcagctgtcaatcatggagGAGGTGTTGATCCCAGACAGCAGCTACAACATGGAGCAGATCCACAGTGAGGTGTCCAAGCACCTGGGCCGCATGTGGTTCCCTGACATGATGCCCACCTGGTAG
- the fbxl3l gene encoding F-box/LRR-repeat protein 3 isoform X1, whose translation MKRRRTGLKSKCQTLPCHQKRAKRHKWGASSFALPQSEDWGNLPHYVVLQIFQHLSLVDRARASSVSRRWNDVFHTPDLWRRFEFELNQPATSYLRSTHPDLIQQIIKKHAQHLQYVSFKVDSCTESAEAACDILSQLVNCTIKTLGLISTARPSFMDVSQAHFVSALTVVFVNSKSLSSIKIDDTPVDDPSLKVLVANNSDTLKLLKMSSCPHVSPAGILCVADQCHGLRELALNYHLLSDELLLALSSEKHVHLEHLRIDVVSENPGQTHFHSIKRSSWEALVRHSPKVNIVMYFFLYEEEFEPFFREETPVTHVYFGRAVSKEMLGRIGLNCPRLVELVVCANGLQPLDEELIRIAERCKSLTAIGLGECEVTCSGFVEFVKMCGGRLTQLSIMEEVLIPDSSYNMEQIHSEVSKHLGRMWFPDMMPTW comes from the exons ATGAAACGAAGGAGGACGGGTCTCAAATCAAAGTGCCAGACGTTACCCTGCCATCAGAAGAGGGCTAAGAGACATAAGTGGGGGGCGTCCAGCTTCGCCCTGCCTCAATCGGAGGATTGGGGAAACCTGCCCCACTATGTTGTCCTGCAAATCTTCCAGCATCTGTCCCTGGTCGACCGGGCCAGGGCTTCATCTGTGAGTCGCCGCTGGAATGACGTCTTTCACACCCCAGACCTGTGGAGGAGATTTGAGTTTGAGCTCAATCAGCCGGCGACGTCTTACCTGCGCTCCACTCACCCTGACCTCATTCAGCAGATCATCAAGAAGCACGCCCAGCACCTGCAGTACGTCAGCTTCAAG GTGGACAGCTGTACAGAGTCTGCAGAGGCGGCCTGTGACATTCTCTCCCAGCTTGTTAACTGTACCATTAAGACCTTGGGACTGATCTCCACAGCACGGCCCAGCTTCATGGACGTGTCTCAA GCTCACTTTGTCTCTGCACTGACGGTCGTATTTGTCAACTCCAAGTCCCTCTCCTCCATCAAGATTGACGATACGCCTGTGGACGACCCGTCCCTCAAGGTGCTGGTTGCCAACAACAGTGACACTTTGAAGCTGCTGAAAATGAGCAGCTGCCCTCATGTCTCCCCAGCAG GTATCCTGTGTGTTGCAGACCAGTGCCATGGACTCAGGGAACTGGCATTGAACTACCACCTCCTGAGTGATGAACTCCTGCTAGCCCTGTCCTCCGAGAAACATGTCCACTTAGAACACCTGCGCATCGACGTGGTCAGCGAGAACCCTGGGCAGACGCACTTTCACTCCATCAAAAGGAGCAGCTGGGAGGCTTTGGTGCGACACTCCCCGAAGGTCAACATCGTCATGTACTTCTTCCTATATGAGGAGGAGTTTGAGCCCTTCTTCCGAGAGGAGACCCCCGTCACACACGTGTACTTTGGTCGGGCGGTCAGCAAGGAGATGCTGGGCCGCATTGGACTGAACTGCCCCCGGCTGGTGGAGCTGGTGGTGTGCGCCAACGGCCTGCAGCCCCTGGACGAGGAGCTGATCCGCATCGCCGAACGCTGCAAAAGCCTCACAGCCATTGGGCTGGGCGAGTGTGAGGTGACATGCAGTGGCTTTGTTGAGTTTGTAAAGATGTGTGGGGGCAGGCTGactcagctgtcaatcatggagGAGGTGTTGATCCCAGACAGCAGCTACAACATGGAGCAGATCCACAGTGAGGTGTCCAAGCACCTGGGCCGCATGTGGTTCCCTGACATGATGCCCACCTGGTAG